From a single Lactococcus carnosus genomic region:
- a CDS encoding alpha-glucuronidase: protein MSNKDSCWLTKKIADDRYQGYYLNDTSKIATTIADEFSALFVGMHKRNNQEDADIVFDLVSDARLGQEGFEVVLENHVITILANHSKGLLYGFYHLYTVLAQGADIVSLTSIPDQSIRMINHWDNMDGSIERGYAGDSIFYKDNTFRRDFKLIRQYARLLASVGINAISINNVNVHQVETRLILEESLPDVKFISDIFSHYGIKTYLSVNFASPKLVGGLATSDPLADDVNKFWANIAKTIYRAIPDFGGFVVKADSEGEPGPFTYGRGHDDGANMFARALSPYGGHVIWRCFVYDCKQDWRDRSIDRARAAYDHFIGLDGKFDDNVTLQIKLGPIDFQTREPVTPLFGALKKTNHMIEFQITQEYTGHQKHIYYLAPVWKEALDFDTQMTDGKSLVKTTLKEHSVNPSLSGIAAVGSVGMDDNWTHHKLMQINLFAYGRLCWDNALTSQEIADEWLKLTFDLSAKAKAALLAILLSSRETYEFYTAPLGIGFMVKPQLHYGPDVDGYEYDRWGTYHFADRNGIGVNRTSIDGTGYAAQYAAAREAQYNDPATCPDNLVLFFHHLPYTHRLQESGKTLIQHIYDAHFEGVERVEHYIAVWEGLEDELDVVSFENVKLLLAEQYRVAKDWRDQVNTYFWGKSGIADAHNRQIYD from the coding sequence ATGTCGAACAAAGACAGCTGTTGGTTAACTAAAAAAATCGCAGATGACAGATATCAAGGCTATTATTTAAATGATACATCAAAGATAGCAACAACCATTGCTGATGAATTCTCGGCCTTGTTTGTTGGTATGCACAAGAGAAACAATCAGGAAGATGCAGACATTGTGTTTGATCTTGTTTCTGATGCGCGTTTGGGACAAGAAGGATTTGAAGTTGTCCTAGAAAATCATGTTATCACTATTTTAGCGAATCACTCAAAAGGCTTACTCTATGGGTTTTATCATCTCTATACTGTTTTAGCGCAGGGAGCAGACATTGTCAGCCTCACGTCGATTCCTGATCAAAGTATCCGGATGATCAATCACTGGGACAATATGGATGGCTCGATCGAACGTGGGTATGCGGGAGATTCTATCTTCTACAAAGATAACACCTTTAGGCGAGATTTTAAATTAATTCGCCAATATGCACGGCTGCTTGCATCAGTAGGGATTAATGCCATATCGATTAATAATGTCAATGTACATCAAGTTGAAACGCGGTTAATTCTAGAAGAAAGTTTACCAGATGTTAAATTTATATCAGATATTTTTAGCCATTATGGTATTAAAACCTATCTGAGTGTGAATTTTGCATCTCCTAAACTCGTCGGTGGCTTGGCGACATCTGATCCATTAGCTGATGATGTCAATAAATTTTGGGCGAATATTGCTAAAACCATCTACCGTGCGATTCCTGATTTCGGCGGGTTTGTCGTTAAAGCTGACTCAGAAGGAGAACCTGGTCCTTTTACTTATGGTAGAGGACACGATGATGGTGCCAACATGTTCGCCCGTGCCCTGTCACCTTATGGTGGTCATGTCATTTGGCGGTGTTTTGTCTATGATTGTAAACAGGATTGGCGTGACAGGTCGATAGATCGTGCACGTGCTGCCTACGATCACTTTATCGGATTAGATGGTAAATTTGATGATAATGTGACGCTACAAATCAAATTAGGGCCGATAGATTTTCAAACGAGAGAACCTGTAACCCCTCTCTTTGGTGCCTTGAAAAAGACCAATCACATGATCGAATTTCAGATTACGCAGGAGTACACTGGTCACCAAAAGCATATTTACTATTTGGCCCCTGTTTGGAAGGAAGCGTTGGACTTTGATACGCAAATGACGGATGGCAAGAGTTTGGTGAAAACGACACTCAAAGAACATTCCGTTAACCCCTCTCTTTCTGGGATTGCGGCTGTCGGTAGTGTCGGTATGGATGACAATTGGACCCATCATAAACTGATGCAGATTAACCTGTTTGCCTATGGTAGGTTATGCTGGGATAACGCCTTGACCTCTCAGGAGATCGCAGATGAGTGGCTCAAGCTGACCTTCGACTTAAGTGCCAAAGCCAAGGCGGCACTTTTAGCTATCTTATTAAGCTCCCGTGAAACCTATGAGTTTTATACGGCGCCGCTTGGGATTGGTTTTATGGTTAAACCGCAGTTGCATTACGGGCCTGATGTCGATGGCTACGAATATGATCGCTGGGGGACGTATCATTTTGCCGATCGTAATGGGATTGGTGTTAACCGGACGTCGATAGACGGTACAGGGTATGCAGCTCAGTATGCTGCAGCGCGTGAAGCACAGTACAATGATCCAGCGACTTGCCCTGATAATCTAGTCCTATTTTTCCATCATCTCCCCTATACACACAGACTTCAAGAAAGTGGCAAGACGTTGATTCAGCACATCTATGACGCCCATTTTGAAGGTGTCGAACGGGTTGAACACTATATTGCCGTTTGGGAAGGATTGGAAGATGAACTAGATGTCGTCTCTTTTGAAAACGTCAAATTGCTTTTAGCAGAACAGTATCGTGTTGCCAAAGACTGGCGGGATCAGGTCAATACTTATTTTTGGGGGAAATCTGGCATTGCGGACGCGCATAATCGGCAAATTTATGATTGA
- a CDS encoding GDSL-type esterase/lipase family protein → MNWKPIFGYLSSDYRSWPSYLQAEQQVITLTLDAGGASLRLVLENEYGIESLIFSEVTLSHQGEVYLVQVLRQDTICVRPGERIQTDPIAVMFEAGDQIVITTQLAKPTIITSGIITYSDQNISVKNSYQNQVEPQEKRFRTRQENPALQFVYGFQYLEAVTDAKTIHFFGDSLTQQGWLMDGLKKRLREEQLDAFGLVNLGIGGNQILVGTDQPASDAYQRHGVSGLLRFERDVFSLAVPDTVLLYHGINDCLFGTASAEVIISGLMHYADIVKRYGSRLVACTLTPAGKSDFYHPLFETKRQVVNAWIRETSLFDSVLDLDFLARDAVSQVKLADEVDRGDGLHYSRAGGHLLAQRLPRVTLLKILGE, encoded by the coding sequence ATGAATTGGAAGCCGATTTTTGGCTACTTAAGTTCGGATTATCGATCGTGGCCAAGTTATTTACAAGCTGAGCAACAGGTCATTACATTAACGCTTGATGCCGGTGGGGCTAGTCTGCGTTTAGTGCTAGAAAATGAGTATGGCATTGAGTCTTTAATATTTAGCGAGGTAACCTTATCGCACCAGGGCGAGGTCTACCTAGTTCAGGTGCTAAGGCAAGATACGATTTGTGTTCGACCAGGTGAGCGGATTCAGACCGATCCAATCGCGGTAATGTTTGAGGCGGGGGATCAGATTGTTATCACGACACAGTTAGCTAAACCGACGATTATAACGAGTGGCATTATCACTTATTCAGATCAAAATATAAGCGTTAAAAATAGTTACCAAAATCAAGTTGAGCCACAAGAAAAAAGATTTAGGACAAGACAAGAAAATCCTGCCTTGCAGTTTGTCTATGGCTTTCAATACTTAGAAGCTGTGACGGATGCTAAAACGATTCATTTCTTTGGAGATTCATTGACGCAGCAAGGCTGGCTAATGGATGGTCTAAAAAAAAGACTACGAGAGGAGCAGCTAGACGCGTTTGGCCTTGTTAATCTTGGTATTGGTGGCAATCAAATATTAGTTGGGACAGATCAACCTGCATCAGATGCCTATCAGCGTCATGGTGTTTCTGGTCTCTTAAGGTTTGAGAGGGATGTGTTTTCCTTAGCGGTACCAGACACAGTTTTGCTATACCATGGCATTAATGACTGCCTGTTTGGAACTGCCAGTGCAGAAGTGATTATTTCAGGATTGATGCACTACGCTGATATCGTCAAACGGTATGGTAGTCGATTAGTCGCCTGTACGTTGACGCCTGCTGGTAAGTCTGATTTTTATCATCCCTTATTTGAGACTAAGCGACAGGTTGTCAATGCTTGGATTAGGGAGACGTCCTTATTTGACAGTGTATTAGATTTGGATTTTTTGGCACGAGATGCTGTATCACAAGTCAAGCTAGCGGATGAAGTCGATCGAGGAGACGGCCTGCATTATAGTCGAGCTGGTGGTCATCTACTGGCGCAGCGCTTACCTAGAGTAACACTATTAAAGATATTAGGAGAATGA
- a CDS encoding carbohydrate ABC transporter permease, producing the protein MAVTPSLSENRKLQNQKFSAVMRYVVLTLVAVVMLYPIIWLVGASFKENNEIFTSIGFIPKRLDFQAYIDGWNTKGDYTFTLYFINTFKYVVPKIIFTLFSATITAYGFARFEFPFKKIMFSLMMATMFLPQVVTRIPLYLFWKNLGLLDTYIPLIANSVFAQEPFFVFMMIQFLRSIPRDLDEAATIDGCGEFGILWRILVPALKPALISCVIFQFVWSFSDFLGPLIYITSQDKFPVSLALKLNIDPSTNTPWNQVFAMSLISLLPAIILFFSAQKYFVDGVTSSGIKG; encoded by the coding sequence ATGGCTGTTACACCTAGTTTATCTGAAAATAGAAAATTGCAAAATCAAAAATTCTCTGCCGTAATGAGATATGTCGTCTTAACGCTGGTTGCAGTGGTCATGCTTTATCCCATTATTTGGCTGGTAGGTGCTTCATTTAAAGAGAATAATGAGATTTTCACATCCATTGGGTTTATTCCAAAGCGTTTAGATTTTCAAGCTTATATTGACGGCTGGAATACCAAAGGAGATTATACATTTACATTATACTTCATTAATACCTTTAAATATGTCGTGCCAAAGATCATTTTCACACTGTTCTCTGCAACGATTACAGCTTACGGTTTTGCTCGATTTGAGTTTCCTTTCAAGAAAATTATGTTTTCTTTAATGATGGCAACCATGTTCTTGCCTCAAGTTGTCACACGTATTCCCTTATATTTATTTTGGAAAAATCTTGGCCTATTGGATACCTATATCCCTTTGATTGCTAATTCGGTGTTTGCCCAAGAGCCATTCTTTGTCTTTATGATGATTCAGTTCTTGCGGTCGATTCCAAGAGATTTAGATGAAGCAGCAACGATAGATGGCTGTGGCGAATTTGGCATTTTATGGCGGATTCTAGTGCCAGCCTTGAAACCAGCTTTGATCTCGTGTGTGATTTTCCAATTCGTCTGGAGTTTTAGTGATTTCCTTGGACCACTTATCTATATCACGTCTCAAGATAAATTCCCGGTATCCCTAGCCTTGAAGTTGAATATTGATCCATCGACGAATACACCTTGGAATCAAGTGTTTGCCATGTCGCTTATCTCACTTTTACCTGCGATTATCTTGTTCTTTAGTGCCCAAAAATACTTTGTTGATGGGGTAACCTCTTCAGGTATTAAAGGATAA
- a CDS encoding carbohydrate ABC transporter permease — translation MRSKKIGLIFVTPWLIGFIGLTIWPILSSFYYALTDYSLARVGQKVEFLGLQNYINLFKDQTFIASLKATLIYTVATVPLQLGFALFVAFILNFKLKAINFYRTAYYIPSILGGNVAVGVLWRSMFQPKGLVNSFLGIFGVQPINWLSTATGAMIVLVILKVWQFGSAMLIFLAALKDIPGELYESASLEGASKLSQFLKITIPLITPTIFFNLVMQLNNAFQEFNGPYIVTGKGPLNSTYLASMYIYDKAFKEFDMGYASAASWVLFALIVGSTIILFSSQRKWVYYSDGGGK, via the coding sequence ATGAGAAGTAAAAAAATTGGATTAATTTTTGTAACCCCATGGCTCATTGGGTTTATCGGTTTGACAATTTGGCCAATTCTATCATCATTTTATTACGCGTTGACGGACTACTCACTGGCACGTGTTGGACAAAAAGTTGAATTTTTAGGGTTACAAAATTATATCAATTTATTCAAAGATCAGACCTTCATCGCCTCTTTAAAAGCGACGTTGATTTATACGGTGGCGACAGTGCCACTTCAGTTGGGGTTTGCTTTATTTGTTGCCTTCATATTAAACTTTAAGTTAAAAGCGATTAATTTCTATCGAACAGCCTACTATATTCCCTCTATTTTAGGTGGGAATGTCGCTGTGGGTGTCCTATGGCGTTCTATGTTTCAACCTAAAGGCTTAGTGAATTCGTTCTTAGGGATATTTGGGGTGCAACCAATCAATTGGCTATCAACAGCAACTGGGGCAATGATTGTTCTGGTCATATTAAAAGTTTGGCAGTTTGGATCAGCGATGCTTATATTCTTGGCGGCTCTAAAAGATATTCCTGGTGAACTATATGAGTCAGCTAGTCTTGAGGGGGCATCTAAGTTGTCCCAGTTTTTGAAAATCACAATCCCCCTAATAACACCGACGATTTTCTTTAATCTGGTCATGCAGCTCAATAATGCCTTTCAAGAGTTTAATGGTCCCTACATTGTTACAGGTAAGGGTCCGCTAAATTCAACGTATCTGGCATCTATGTATATTTATGATAAAGCCTTTAAAGAATTTGATATGGGCTATGCAAGTGCCGCGAGCTGGGTGTTGTTTGCCTTGATTGTTGGTTCAACGATAATCTTATTTTCTAGTCAAAGAAAATGGGTCTATTACTCTGATGGAGGTGGGAAATAA
- a CDS encoding ABC transporter substrate-binding protein produces MKKWQKVAVSAVTILSIAALATGCSAGKKKGNTTENKGAVKVSFSWWGNDDRHKATQDMITNFEKDHKDISVKGEPSGFGDLDQVFTTRYAGNTLADVTTLLYSWVPQFGQNGGFYDLNKIKSLDLSTYNKDFLKFGQVDGKQVAVPYGENTLVMYVNKTAYEKNGIDVASLKTWDDYATAAKKLPEGSFMIASPTWRFPVTVWLQQKTGKTEFNAKGDLNWSEQDYLDGMTWYKKMADARVFVSRKDYLENVGTEPVSLATNKKWLNGEYGGGIGWNAGITSDYQSLKAIGSELVIVDYPIAEGGKKVNLLSKPSMLFGVKKNEKNPEQVGTFLNDFLNGEKANEILGLSRGIPASSSAVKSLTKSGKLTGFMKDGYDYGQKAVKMNETPFYEDGSLTTIYTTEIEAVELGKTDLKTAAKNVFTKTKDQAAKLAKDYKLK; encoded by the coding sequence ATGAAAAAATGGCAAAAAGTGGCAGTGAGTGCTGTGACAATTCTGTCGATTGCAGCGTTAGCTACAGGGTGTTCGGCTGGTAAGAAAAAAGGCAATACGACTGAAAATAAAGGTGCTGTGAAAGTCAGCTTTAGTTGGTGGGGGAATGACGATCGTCATAAAGCCACACAGGATATGATCACTAATTTTGAAAAGGATCATAAAGATATCTCTGTTAAGGGAGAACCAAGTGGCTTTGGTGACTTGGACCAAGTCTTTACAACGCGTTACGCAGGAAATACTCTGGCTGATGTGACGACTTTATTATATAGTTGGGTGCCTCAGTTTGGCCAAAATGGTGGCTTCTATGATTTAAACAAAATCAAGAGTCTAGATTTATCGACATATAACAAAGACTTTTTGAAGTTTGGTCAGGTTGACGGCAAACAAGTTGCTGTGCCTTATGGCGAAAACACACTTGTCATGTATGTCAATAAGACGGCATATGAAAAAAATGGCATTGATGTTGCATCCCTTAAGACTTGGGATGATTATGCAACAGCAGCAAAAAAATTACCTGAAGGATCCTTCATGATTGCCTCACCTACTTGGCGCTTTCCAGTCACTGTCTGGTTGCAACAAAAAACTGGCAAGACTGAGTTTAATGCAAAAGGTGATTTGAACTGGTCAGAGCAAGACTATCTTGATGGCATGACTTGGTATAAAAAAATGGCTGATGCCCGTGTCTTTGTTTCTCGTAAGGACTACTTAGAAAATGTTGGGACAGAGCCGGTTTCATTGGCGACGAATAAAAAATGGTTGAACGGTGAATATGGTGGCGGTATTGGTTGGAATGCGGGTATTACATCTGACTACCAATCTTTAAAAGCTATTGGTAGCGAGCTTGTTATTGTTGACTATCCGATTGCAGAAGGTGGCAAGAAGGTTAACCTCTTATCGAAACCGTCTATGTTATTTGGTGTTAAAAAGAATGAAAAAAATCCTGAGCAAGTAGGGACATTCTTAAATGACTTTCTTAATGGTGAGAAAGCAAACGAAATACTAGGTCTATCTCGTGGTATTCCAGCGTCATCATCAGCTGTTAAGTCTTTAACTAAATCTGGTAAGTTAACTGGTTTCATGAAAGATGGTTATGACTATGGACAAAAAGCAGTCAAGATGAACGAGACGCCTTTCTATGAAGATGGTAGTTTGACAACCATCTACACAACAGAGATTGAGGCTGTAGAACTTGGCAAAACTGATTTGAAAACAGCAGCCAAAAATGTGTTTACAAAGACCAAAGATCAAGCTGCGAAACTTGCAAAAGATTATAAACTAAAATAA
- the xylA gene encoding xylose isomerase, translated as MTYFPEIDNIQYEGVDTKNPFAFRHYNPEEVVAGKTMKEHLRFAIAYWHTMTQDGSDPFGSATNQRPWFGETALETAKNRVEAFFEILVKLDAPYFCFHDIDIAPEGESLTEFFDNLDIITDLIKEKMDETGIKLLWNTANLFSNPRFVNGAGSSNNADVFAYSAAQIKKGLDISKKLGGENYVFWGGREGYESLLNTDMALEQDNIARLFKMAIAYGEKIGHKPQFLIEPKPKEPMKHQYDFDAATALAFILKYNLQGDFKLNLEGNHATLAGHTFEHELTVARINDALGSIDANQGDVLLGWDTDEFPTNVLDTTLVMVEILENDGLAPGGINFDSKVRRSSFAAEDLFLAHIAGFDTFARGLKGAAAILEDQFLSDLKAKRYASYQTGIGANILADKEDLESLTAYSLEHGGEITNASSHIELVKSHLNDYLV; from the coding sequence ATGACATATTTTCCAGAGATTGACAACATTCAATACGAGGGTGTAGACACAAAAAATCCGTTTGCATTTAGGCACTACAACCCTGAGGAAGTGGTTGCAGGCAAGACGATGAAAGAACATCTTCGCTTTGCCATTGCCTACTGGCATACCATGACACAAGATGGCTCAGACCCCTTTGGTAGTGCAACTAATCAACGGCCTTGGTTTGGTGAGACAGCTCTTGAAACAGCGAAAAATCGTGTTGAGGCTTTTTTTGAAATCCTGGTCAAACTAGATGCCCCTTACTTTTGTTTCCATGATATCGACATCGCACCAGAAGGAGAGTCGCTAACAGAATTCTTTGATAATCTGGATATCATCACTGACTTGATTAAAGAAAAGATGGATGAAACAGGTATTAAACTCCTTTGGAACACGGCCAATCTATTCTCAAATCCGCGTTTTGTTAATGGTGCCGGGTCATCAAATAACGCTGATGTCTTTGCTTACTCAGCAGCCCAAATCAAAAAAGGCCTGGATATCTCTAAAAAATTAGGCGGTGAAAACTATGTCTTCTGGGGTGGTCGTGAAGGCTATGAGTCCTTGTTAAATACGGATATGGCCCTTGAACAAGACAATATCGCTCGTCTCTTTAAAATGGCCATTGCCTATGGTGAAAAAATTGGTCACAAACCCCAATTCTTGATTGAGCCGAAACCAAAAGAACCGATGAAACACCAATATGATTTTGATGCGGCAACAGCGCTTGCCTTCATCTTGAAGTATAACTTGCAAGGGGATTTCAAACTCAATTTGGAAGGCAACCATGCGACATTAGCTGGTCATACATTTGAGCATGAATTAACTGTCGCTCGAATCAATGATGCGCTTGGCTCTATCGATGCCAACCAGGGGGATGTCTTACTTGGCTGGGATACCGATGAATTTCCAACAAATGTTTTAGACACAACGCTTGTCATGGTTGAGATTTTGGAAAATGATGGTCTGGCACCTGGTGGCATTAACTTTGACTCAAAAGTGCGTCGCTCATCATTTGCGGCTGAAGATTTGTTCCTGGCACATATCGCAGGATTTGATACCTTTGCACGCGGCTTGAAAGGTGCAGCGGCGATTTTAGAGGATCAGTTCTTGTCAGATTTAAAAGCCAAACGATACGCCAGCTATCAAACAGGCATTGGTGCCAACATTTTAGCTGACAAAGAAGACCTTGAGTCCTTGACTGCCTACTCGCTAGAGCATGGTGGGGAAATTACAAATGCATCAAGTCATATTGAACTCGTCAAATCACATCTGAATGATTACTTGGTTTGA
- a CDS encoding ThuA domain-containing protein — MVKRVISVTGDAYHQRSDSKDYIQHALDLLDELVHYENIPIEKLTQALSENPDLLILSVENQIEGAQDSVKEWLTPEISDKIVSYVDKGGSCLALHSGMSNYPLDSTYIDMLKGYFIMHPKQVAVTYQSYLAEMPSEFTITDEQYQVGILDDYTTVFMRSFSSYGESVAGWRHFYGSGKVAGYTPSHNTTGMADDTNLLILKTVITWLLKQQSSVRWKRFL; from the coding sequence ATGGTAAAAAGAGTGATAAGTGTTACTGGTGATGCCTATCATCAAAGATCTGATAGCAAAGACTATATTCAACATGCTTTGGATTTACTTGATGAGTTAGTCCATTACGAAAATATACCGATTGAAAAATTAACTCAAGCCCTATCTGAGAATCCTGATTTGCTGATTTTATCAGTTGAAAATCAGATAGAAGGCGCGCAGGATAGCGTAAAAGAATGGTTGACGCCAGAGATTAGTGATAAGATTGTAAGTTACGTCGACAAAGGGGGGAGTTGCCTTGCTTTGCATTCAGGCATGTCAAATTATCCCTTGGACTCAACTTACATCGATATGCTAAAAGGCTATTTCATCATGCATCCCAAGCAAGTTGCGGTGACCTACCAGTCCTACTTGGCAGAAATGCCAAGTGAATTTACAATCACAGACGAACAGTATCAAGTCGGCATCCTAGATGATTATACGACAGTCTTTATGCGAAGTTTTTCAAGCTATGGAGAGTCAGTCGCAGGCTGGCGACATTTCTACGGTAGTGGTAAGGTTGCAGGCTATACGCCTAGTCATAATACTACGGGTATGGCAGATGATACGAATTTACTTATCTTGAAAACAGTGATCACTTGGCTACTCAAGCAACAATCAAGTGTGAGATGGAAGCGTTTCTTGTAA
- a CDS encoding aldose epimerase family protein, whose product MCVTIKKISLGQDRTTSLIILKNDDVTVELVAYGAHLYRVLTKDKAGKLENIVLNVTPISDLRDDLQYFGATVGPVAGRIKQAKIGELALEANDHGHSLHSGSQGWSFQEWNLAWHEAKNVITVTFSYLDDKSGFPGPIKAAVIYRLAGNQLSITFTGVSPVKSYFNPTNHSYFNLSGELKQDIREQNLMISAAHILATDDALIPTGAFMPVVDTPYDFTTATRLARHLDSLPNGLDTAFVFSPASLINTVCFSDDASGRTLEVTSHARSVIVYSASGWQHTTHVNHRPMVSALGLAIEFQEMPDTPNHPEWGSIALLPNQPASKMINYKFGVR is encoded by the coding sequence ATGTGTGTAACAATTAAAAAAATTAGCCTTGGTCAAGATAGGACGACTTCCTTAATCATATTGAAGAATGATGATGTGACAGTGGAGTTAGTTGCTTATGGTGCTCACTTATACAGGGTGCTTACTAAAGATAAAGCAGGTAAATTAGAAAATATTGTCTTAAACGTGACACCAATTTCTGACTTAAGAGATGACTTGCAATATTTTGGTGCGACAGTTGGTCCAGTTGCTGGTCGTATTAAACAGGCTAAGATTGGAGAATTAGCGCTGGAAGCTAATGATCATGGGCATTCACTCCATAGTGGATCACAAGGATGGTCCTTTCAAGAATGGAATTTGGCATGGCATGAAGCAAAAAATGTCATTACTGTTACCTTTAGCTATTTAGATGATAAATCTGGTTTTCCTGGTCCGATTAAAGCAGCGGTTATCTATAGACTAGCAGGTAATCAGTTAAGTATTACGTTTACTGGTGTATCACCTGTTAAAAGTTACTTTAATCCAACTAATCATAGCTACTTTAATCTTAGTGGAGAGCTGAAACAGGATATCCGAGAGCAAAATTTGATGATTTCAGCCGCCCATATTTTAGCAACAGATGATGCCTTAATTCCGACAGGTGCTTTTATGCCTGTTGTGGATACTCCCTATGATTTTACAACAGCAACCCGATTGGCTCGCCATTTGGACAGCTTGCCAAATGGCTTGGATACTGCTTTTGTTTTTTCACCAGCATCACTTATTAATACCGTCTGCTTCTCAGACGATGCCAGTGGCCGAACATTAGAGGTGACGAGTCATGCGCGTAGTGTTATCGTCTATAGTGCCAGTGGTTGGCAGCATACAACTCACGTGAATCATCGGCCGATGGTAAGTGCATTAGGCCTTGCGATAGAGTTTCAAGAAATGCCTGATACGCCCAATCATCCAGAATGGGGAAGCATTGCACTTTTACCTAATCAGCCAGCATCAAAAATGATTAACTATAAATTTGGGGTAAGATAA
- the xylB gene encoding xylulokinase — MAYVLGIDLGTSSLKGILINKQGEVVGESSYDYPIETPKIGYSEQNPELWMGAVKNVIIDLIGLHPDMKTDLEGISFSGQMHSLVILDEQKQVIRPAILWNDVRTSKQCQTITEKAGDLLLEVSKNRALEGFTLPKIVWIQENEPQNWDRVQYMMLPKDYLSFCLTGNYVTDFSDAAGTLLLDVAKKEWATPILDLFDIPIERLPKLLSSQDKVGDLTDEMKTFFGFKVDVPVFAGGADNACAALGAGIIKDGAGMCSIGTSGVFLSFEKDASADYQGKLHLFNHAAKNDYYAMGVTLAAGNSLEWFKRTFAQEQTFSELLAGISEVKPGSDGLLFSPYIVGERTPHVDSQIRGSFIGIDTHHRLPHFSRAVLEGITFSLKDSQLLMEEMAGRKFDRIVSVGGGAKNADWLQMQADIFNATILNLTVEQGPGLGAAMLAAIGAGWFDTAADAAEVFVHYKAAVKPIAENVVAYDAIYQIYRQVYQATQSLSHALLALK; from the coding sequence ATGGCGTATGTACTAGGAATTGATTTGGGGACAAGCTCTCTAAAGGGTATATTAATTAATAAACAGGGCGAAGTCGTTGGGGAATCAAGCTACGACTACCCAATTGAGACACCAAAAATTGGCTATAGTGAACAAAATCCTGAGCTTTGGATGGGTGCAGTAAAAAATGTCATCATTGACCTGATTGGTTTACACCCTGATATGAAAACGGACCTAGAAGGGATTAGTTTTTCTGGTCAAATGCATAGTTTAGTCATTTTAGATGAGCAGAAGCAAGTTATTAGACCAGCTATACTTTGGAATGATGTCAGAACAAGCAAACAGTGTCAAACAATCACTGAAAAAGCTGGAGACTTGTTATTAGAGGTAAGCAAAAATCGGGCTCTTGAAGGGTTTACCTTGCCAAAAATAGTCTGGATTCAAGAAAATGAACCCCAAAATTGGGATCGAGTACAGTATATGATGTTACCCAAAGACTACTTAAGTTTTTGCTTAACGGGTAACTATGTCACGGATTTTTCGGACGCTGCAGGAACCCTATTGCTTGATGTCGCAAAAAAAGAATGGGCGACTCCGATTTTAGACTTATTTGATATTCCAATCGAGAGACTGCCGAAATTATTGTCATCACAAGATAAAGTAGGCGACTTGACAGATGAGATGAAAACATTTTTTGGCTTTAAAGTCGATGTGCCAGTTTTCGCAGGTGGTGCCGATAATGCCTGTGCCGCTTTAGGTGCCGGTATTATCAAGGATGGCGCAGGAATGTGCTCAATTGGCACAAGTGGTGTATTTTTATCATTTGAAAAAGATGCCAGTGCAGACTACCAAGGCAAACTGCATTTGTTTAATCACGCAGCAAAAAATGACTATTACGCCATGGGTGTCACATTGGCTGCGGGGAATAGTTTAGAGTGGTTCAAAAGAACATTTGCCCAAGAGCAAACTTTCTCAGAATTGCTAGCAGGGATTTCTGAGGTCAAACCCGGCTCGGATGGCTTATTGTTTTCCCCTTATATTGTGGGCGAGCGTACGCCACATGTTGATAGTCAAATTCGTGGCTCATTTATTGGCATTGATACGCACCATAGATTGCCACATTTTTCTAGGGCAGTACTTGAGGGGATTACTTTTTCACTCAAAGACTCTCAACTGTTGATGGAGGAAATGGCAGGCCGAAAATTTGATCGTATCGTATCTGTTGGTGGCGGTGCCAAAAATGCAGACTGGCTACAGATGCAGGCTGATATCTTTAATGCTACAATCCTAAATTTGACGGTTGAGCAAGGCCCAGGCCTAGGGGCTGCCATGTTAGCTGCCATTGGCGCTGGCTGGTTTGATACTGCTGCCGACGCAGCTGAGGTATTTGTGCATTATAAAGCAGCCGTTAAGCCGATTGCTGAAAATGTAGTAGCTTATGACGCGATTTATCAGATTTATAGACAAGTTTATCAGGCAACCCAATCACTCAGCCATGCCTTATTGGCTTTAAAATGA